AAGCTAAAGGAAAAAAATTGCTAGGATTGGCCTGTGGAGGCGGGCAACAAGGACCAATTTTTGCAGGAAAAGGCTATGAAACTACAATAATGGATTTTTCTGAAGAACAATTGACGAAAGATAGATTAGTAGCTGAACGAGAAAATATTCAAATTGATACTGTTCATGCAGATATGACGAAACTTTTTCCTTTTGAGGATGAAAGTTTTGATATCATTTTTTGTCCTGTATCGAATGCTTACATTTCTGACTTAGAAAACATGTGGAAAGAGTCATATAGAGTTCTAAAAAAGGGCGGACTATTGATGGTTGGTTATATGAACCCATGGATCTATATGTATGACGGTGATGATGTTTGGGATTCCCCAGATAAAGAACTATTGCTGAAATATTCCTTACCTTATGATTCAAGTGAACTAGAAAAACAAGGAAATATTGAAATCAATCCAGAATACGGTTATGAGTTTAGTCATACACTAGAATCACAAATCGGAGGTCAGTTAAAGGTTGGCTTTGCTATGATCGATTTTTATGAATCAAAGGACAATAGAAACAGATTATCAAAATATGGAAGTGATTATTTAGCAAATTTGTGCATAAAACTATAAACAGAAAATAAATATCCACGGTAATCCTCCTGAACTAGAATTTATATAACCATGAAAGTATTGGATTTGCTTATGATGTACCAGGTGGTTACTCCACTACGGGCGATGCGACGAATTGTAGATTTTCTTTAGAAAAATATTATATAAACGAAAAAACGAATTGTTGGGAGTTGAAACAATGAAATTTGTTACAGAAGAATTTAAGTTAAAAGATGGTAGAGTTTGCAAAATCCGTGAAATCCAAGTAGAGGATGCAGCAGATATGGTAGAATATCTCAAAATTGTTAATGGAGAATCTGATTTTATGAACTCTTATCCAGATGAAATAACTATGACAGCCGAAGAGGAAGAAAAAATGATAAAAGGTTTTAATAAGTCAGAAACTACCCTCATGCTTGTTGTTGAAATGGGAGGAAGGCTTATTGCTAGTGGCACTATTATGAGGCTTAGTAAAAAGAAAATGCGTCACAGGGGAAATGTAGCGCTTGTTGTACTTAAAGAATTTTGGAACTTAGGGATAGGTAAGAAGATTCTTCTATGTCTAGAAAGCTATGCCAAGGATTTGAATCTTTCCCAGATAGAATTAGATTATTACTCTGGTAATAAAAGAGCAAGGGCTCTTTATGATAAAATAGGATTTATTGAGACAGGCAAAACTCCTAATGCCATTATTTTAAAGGATGGAAGAGCATACGATAGTGTAAAAATGGTTAAATGTATTAAAAGTTAGCTCTTTTCAAATATTAGGAAAACCAAGGTGTTAACAAATTATAACAAACAAAAAAGACCCGGCCAGGGTCTTTTTCATTTCTTATTTACTCAAAAATTCATTAGCTTCCCTAAGTCCTTTGATGATTTCTAGGCTTTGTGGGCAGATGTTTTCGCATTTGCCGCATTCTATGCAAGCTTCTGGGTTTACTCCGTCTTTTAGATATTCTTCAAAGGCTTTTTTGGATTTTTCAGCTTCGTCATAAAGAAAAGCATTGTTCCACATTGCAAATACCTTTGGAATGTTGATTTCTACTGTGCATGGCAGGCAATATTCGCAGGCTGTGCAGGCGATTTGTTCTCTTTTTTTATAAATTTCCCTGGCTTTTTCATAAAATTCTTTTTCTTTGTCTGATAAGTTTGGATCTGCACTTGCGATTGCCATATTTTCTGCGACCTGTTCGCTACTATTCATGCCGGATAAAACGGTCATTACATTATCAAGGCTTAGAGGGAATTTAAGGGCAAGTTGGGCAGGGGATAGGTCTGTAAATTCAGCCATGATTTCCCTTATTTTGATAGGGGGATTGGCAAGTCTACCGCCCTTAACAGGCTCCATAATTACCACTGGTATGCCCATTTTCTTGGCTAATTCATAGCCTTTTAATCCTGCTTGCAAGCTTATATCCAAATAATTTAGCTGGATTTGGCAAAAATCCCAGTCATAAGCTTTGATAATTTCTTCGAAAGCCTCGTATTCATCGTGGAAGGAAAAGCCAATATTTTTTACTAGGCCTTTTTCCTTAAGTTCGTTAACAAAGTCAAAGACTCCCAATTCTACCATTTGTCTAAATCTTTTAATATCAAGCGAATGGAGGAGGTAAAAATCAAGATTATTTGTTCTTAGTTTTTCTAATTGTTCATTAAAAATTTTATAAAAATCGTCTTTTTCCTTTACAAGCCAACATGGAAGTTTACTTGCAAGGTAGATTTTATCCCTCAAATTATTTTCTTCTAAAAATTCTCCGACAAATCTTTCGCTCATTTGGTCATGGTAAGGGTAGGCTGTATCGATGTATGTAAGTCCCTTTTCAATGGCTTCTTTGAGGATTTTTGCCGATTCGACCTTGTCAATCTTGGAATTGTCTTCGTCCAGAGTTTTAAATCTCATACATCCAAAACCGAGTCTAGAGATTTTTTCTCCTTTAAAATCAAAATATTTCATTAATTATCCTTTCTTTCTCTTCATATATCATTGTATCATAAGATTGGGGAAAAA
This genomic window from Anaerococcus murdochii contains:
- a CDS encoding class I SAM-dependent methyltransferase, producing the protein MEKYVKFNQNRWNNVSRKKGNPYTVPLTSEEYKEAIENELSVGLTVGKTVPTEWFEKAKGKKLLGLACGGGQQGPIFAGKGYETTIMDFSEEQLTKDRLVAERENIQIDTVHADMTKLFPFEDESFDIIFCPVSNAYISDLENMWKESYRVLKKGGLLMVGYMNPWIYMYDGDDVWDSPDKELLLKYSLPYDSSELEKQGNIEINPEYGYEFSHTLESQIGGQLKVGFAMIDFYESKDNRNRLSKYGSDYLANLCIKL
- a CDS encoding aldo/keto reductase, coding for MKYFDFKGEKISRLGFGCMRFKTLDEDNSKIDKVESAKILKEAIEKGLTYIDTAYPYHDQMSERFVGEFLEENNLRDKIYLASKLPCWLVKEKDDFYKIFNEQLEKLRTNNLDFYLLHSLDIKRFRQMVELGVFDFVNELKEKGLVKNIGFSFHDEYEAFEEIIKAYDWDFCQIQLNYLDISLQAGLKGYELAKKMGIPVVIMEPVKGGRLANPPIKIREIMAEFTDLSPAQLALKFPLSLDNVMTVLSGMNSSEQVAENMAIASADPNLSDKEKEFYEKAREIYKKREQIACTACEYCLPCTVEINIPKVFAMWNNAFLYDEAEKSKKAFEEYLKDGVNPEACIECGKCENICPQSLEIIKGLREANEFLSK
- a CDS encoding GNAT family N-acetyltransferase, coding for MKFVTEEFKLKDGRVCKIREIQVEDAADMVEYLKIVNGESDFMNSYPDEITMTAEEEEKMIKGFNKSETTLMLVVEMGGRLIASGTIMRLSKKKMRHRGNVALVVLKEFWNLGIGKKILLCLESYAKDLNLSQIELDYYSGNKRARALYDKIGFIETGKTPNAIILKDGRAYDSVKMVKCIKS